Genomic DNA from Prunus persica cultivar Lovell chromosome G1, Prunus_persica_NCBIv2, whole genome shotgun sequence:
ACCTTTCTGGGTTTCTATATTATGAATAAAATCATCTGTTGTTGTCAAGGGCCGGGATCCTTGTTTAGTTTCCTGCCTTCTGGGTTTGTCGGTTAcatagacgacggtaaattttCAACTTAGACAACGGCCAAAATCTGTCATTTATGATCTTCTTTTACTTGTTCAgaacaaaaatactagtcaaaCATTGTAGTCTATATCTTTTCTGAATTGATATATAGGTTCTATCTAGTCTTTATTTAACTTTCCACTGTCTTGTCGCCTATCGATTGCTTACTTTTGGTTGATTGTTACTCTGGAGCACCTAAACATGTACGAGCACTTACACCCACATGTTCTCACACAGATATTTGAGTTAATTAGGTGTTAAACACCCTTAGGGAATTGGATTTGGATCCTTATCTATCTACTAATCCAATCTCCTCCTAATCACTGAAAGCAACCTATCCATAACTAAATCCTATAGGTCAGTTTTGTTATAATAAGATTTGAGTCATGGTACTTCAgctaataaaaattaaatttctatATCCATGAAGCCACTGTGTTCAAACTCAAAAGTCATACGCTAATGACAGCGACtttaagaaaaggaaaatggttAAAATTAGTTAGATAAACCTTCATGAGAGTTGGTCTCTACAAGTTGGTAtttaaagttggtctccctagcatgacccttTCAAATAACATTACATTCATTTTAAGGCATTGAACAGGCGATTCAgaagtatttatttaagaaTGACAAAATGGTCAGATTTTGCCGTGGGATTTGATTAAAGTTAGTtggaaaaattttgaaataaaataaaatgcttTTATTGACAAAAAGCAATAAAATATAGCCGACATAATACTGCCATGCAGGCCAAAATATCTTTATTGAGATTATTGAAAGAGTCATTGTCTCCTTTCCTTATAAAGATAAGGGAGACTGACGGCTACAGCTACCAAAATAGGGGAAAAGTTGCTCTGCTAGCTAGCTATCTAGCCCTTAACCTAGAGAAATGAGATGGGCAATTCATTTGCTACATGCCGCCTAGAAACTCCAAACGACGCTATCTTGAACCGAGAACAGGAGAACGCTGGTTAACCCCACTACTTTTCgctgtttttaaaaatatttattctaTAACATGAAGAATACAGTAAAAACCTAAAATACTCAAATCATATTCATTTTTTAGCAGTTTTATCAGTAGAAATAAACATTCATAAACCACAAGGAAAGAAACACAGAAATCTTTTGCAAGTCTCACTAGGACGCAAACAAATTTTCCCTGGCACGCTTAAAGAGGACCAACATTTTATCACGATCAGGAAGATTTTCTTTGATCAAAGGCacttgtttgaaattttgagtCCATGCGTGCAAGCAAGGAAATGCATGGGCTTCAAATAGCTTCACCCCAACCACAtcttcaacaacttcaaaCCACTGAGAAATCCACCCAAAGGCTATGTCCACTATTCCAATCTTGTCTCCTCCGaaaaatttcttctttccCAGAGTGCTCGTGTGCTCTTCAATGGTTCTCAGCATCTCCAAGGTCTCTTTCTTGAACTTCTCTTGCTCTTCACCGGTGGTTCTGAAGACCATCCAAATTGCAATAGTCTGCCAGAATTAATTGAGActgttattattatatatatgtgatcGACAAATTAATCCTAATGTTTATTATGAACTGCTTATGTGCAGGCGCGGAGCCACGCTTCAGCTCCAAGTAACTCCAGCATTTCATAAAAACTTTACACTGAACTTATGTAATTGCTggaaaaatatggaaaaatcTACATTATTGGCCCACAAAAACTGATGTGGAATCACGTCTAGAACATGTAAATGAAATTACCCATAATCCACGACCTTATATAAACCAGTTCTTTCACTTAGCCAAAGAGatgcattattttttgtttaatttgagGGTCAAAAAATCAATATAGAATAGTGGGTTATAGTTATTCAAtgtgaatatatatatgtaccttTTCTTCGAAATATTTAACCCAGAACCGAGCCATGGCTCTCTCATAAGGATCAGTGGGCAGCAAGGGGTACTTCTGTGGCCATGTTTCTTCTATGTATTCGACTATGATCATGGACTCACAGATTGGCCTTACTCCATGAACGAGCACCGGGATTTTCTTGTGAACTGGGTTGTATTTGAGGAGCTCAGGACTTTTGTTTTGAAGATCTTCTTCTATGTAATCATATGGGATGCCTTTCAGCTTCAAAACCCATATCACCCTGCAACTAAATGGACTGTTCCATACTCCATGGAGCTTCACCTCATCAGCCATGtctgagaagagagaaagattCAACTTCTTTGAATCTCCAAAGCACATTTTATATATGGATCTGCTttagcaaaagaaaatgtaaaaagcattaaaaaaaattgcaagtaGGTTCAATGGCTTGGGCAGTACGCTTTACAAATTGGATTAAACAAACTATAAATGGGTTGAATTCCAATAGCTTGCCATTGcaccttttcttttgataacattatgttgttatttttcaaatttctacttggatatataaagcaaaatgtTGCACAGAAGTCTAAAATGTAAATTTAGTGGCAGTCATTGTcttgcattatatatattcttaaCTAAATCAAGGTTGATTTAGCTATTTTtcatcattttccttttcttgatAAAGTCTCTGTCGGTATTGTATGACTTTTGAACTAAGGCAATAAAGAAAGAACGGAAGAAGATCATCCCTGCCTCATGGTGTTGACATTTAATAATCTCTATAAGCTGAAGTACAATGACTCTCAAATCTTATTATAAAACTGACCTGATTTTGCTTTGGATAGGTTGCTTTCAGTGATTAGTagatataaggatccaaatcCAAGGGGTCTTTTAACACCCAAGTCAAATGTCTGTGTGACAAGTGTAAGTAGACCTATCAATGGATAAGATTATCGGATTGAAAAGTCCAATCCATCCTTTATTAATTACACCAAATTCGGATCGAAATCTGATCCATTGACAGGTCCATGTGTAGGTGCTTGAGGgctattttaaaaatagtagtTTTGAGGtggaccaagaaaaaaaaccaaaaaaaacagtGGTTTTCAGCATAGATGTGTGTTCAACTGTTATTGAtaggcaaataaaaaaaaaaaattaggaaggCAACAAGAACCTTATCCAACGCTATTTTAAAAGTAGTAGTTCAGAGGTGgaccaaggaaaaaaaaaaaaagtttagccgtggagctatactatttctttaaaaaaaattggagaacAAGAGtaaagccgcgcggctataaaaattgaaaaagagtcacgccatgcggctatactattcctCTTTTAAAATGTTAacccgtgcggctgtactatttctttttttaaaataaaacaacccagtatagccgggcggctatactactagtttttgaaaaaaaaatggaaaaaccaagtatagccggtcggctatactatgtctTTTATAATGAGGATGATCCTTCGGCTAATGTTGGAGGTCAGAAGCAACATGTATGCCAGGATTGTGGAAAGTTGTTCAAATTTGCTTCAAAGCTGCAGAAGCATGAGAATTCTCATGGTAGCTTTCATTTCTGAATTCgatcttctttttgtattcTGCCTTGTGCGTGTGCGTCAGTGGTGAATAATGTTGTgagataaaaaaatttctgaaagTTGGGGGATGTGCTATTGTTGAAGTTTTTGGCAGTATGCTTAATGCAAACTCTAAATATGTCCTTTTATTTGTATAGTTAAGCTGGGTTCAGTGGAGGCATTCTGCTCTGAACCAGGCTGTAtgaaatatttttctaatgAGAAATGCCTTAAGGCCATATTTAGTCCTGCCACCAACATATCACCTGTGAGATATGTGGGACCAAGAAGCTGAGAAGGAACATCGAACGGCATCTCCGCACGCATGAAGGGGGAGGTGCTTCAGTGAAGAGAATTAAATGCAGTTATAAGGGTTGCCTTCACACATTTTCAACTGTGAGTTACTGACTTGACTTTTAATGGGTTGTATGTACACACATAAAGAACAAACAGATTTCAttattttggaaagaaaaaaaatagtttttcatTCTTTGCATTGCCATTGCACATGTTAGTTTTTTGGGTTGTGGCATGAGAGTATGAAAAGACTGGACGTCATGTGTATGCATATGTGAGTATTATTCTTAGATCATTCAATACCCTCATATGTTGGATTTTGGGATAAGCATCTTTCCAGGCAATGCCACATTATGAGTTCATATGTGGGACTCTATTGCTTTGAATTGCAGGGGAATTTTGAAGAGGCTGATGAGCAATTCCCAAGGCCAAGGGGCGGCCGTAAGAGAAAGTACCCCACTATAGAAATGCTCGTATAGAAAGGATGACTCCACCAGACCAATTGGgccaaaattcacgtattataaaaataattctcacatattattggataataataatatagtataaaaattatattaaaatatcaaataatggaagattaatatctactttggatatgttgcaaattaatatccataataaagtacaaactaatgcaactaggagggtccttttttattcTCCGGTTCATCTTACTGGCACAAAGAGTTTTCAGTTTAAACAAAGGCATGGTTCCAATCAAATAAGTTACAAAGATTTGTTTCTGGTGAAGAAAACAAGGTTAGTTAACTTAATTCACAACTTCATACGTAGAAtgagtttcaaagccaaacCAAGACCAAGCAAAGTTCTACTTTGATTTCTAAGTTGAATGCAATCTGTCTCTTTCCTCAAAGGACTGAATCACATAGAAGGTttcagaagagaaaaatataaatagaaGAAACTAACACCACTTCAAAACAGAGTTGTTGTCGAGACTAACAACATAACTATAAAAACCCTATCAAACAAGTTAAAAACGTTAACAGCCTCCAAAATAGCTTCAATACCATGCCAAACAGATAAAATCCAAGTCAAGGAACCCTTACGCGCCAGTTGCTGTAGTTCCTAGAACTTGATGTCAAATATGCAGTGCAAGGACTTTCGATGGAAACTTGACAAACAAGAGATCCACCATCTCAACACTCAATGGTGcaatttaatataataatgaAAGCACACAACCATATATTAGAATTCCCCGTGAGGGATTAGTGGGTCGTTTACTTGTATAACGAAAAGTGATGCTTGACTCAGACATTTGTTAGTTTGTTGCATAGATTTAGCCACCAACCCTGCACAACAATATGATAAAATGAGCAGCCTTTCTGACTGGTTAGGTAAATAACGCCTCTGTATATCAATCTATGCATGCAAATGTTTTAGAAATGTTTTAGAAAGCATGCAAAAGTTTCAACACATTCAAACACAACATACAGCCCTACACAAACACTTGGCTACTCTTTGCTCACAGCCAGCCTTAACATAAATACGTAAGAGActcagagaagagagaagaatagAATGACTAGGGAATGAGTTGCTGGGATGATGTTTCAGTGTGTGTTGGAAGGAATCCTGTCAATGCGGGACTCTGAAATTGAGCGAATGCCTTACCATAAGAACTGCAGTTTCGCTCTCCACAGGTCCGAGGGGGATGTTTGCTCCAATGCTTGTCAAGGGAACATTTCCTTTCCCAAGAAACGGTCATGGAGTGACGGTTAGGCAGCGGCTTCTTCCAGATTCTCTTCTCCTCTCGTAGACAACATGTCCACGTCCACAGGAAACAGAGGAAGTGTGAATGGGGTTCATAATTCTGCCTTGTCACATAGACAATAGACACAGGTTTTCAAAGGCTAGCTCAATTATACGGTGATTACCGGTGAGttagaagaaattgaaaggtTAGTTAGGAAGTGAGAAGCAATTTTAATTGTGAAGTTTCTCATGATCTTATTCTTGCTCCAGCACTAGTACTCAAACatcaaattgattttgagGAAATATTGGTGCTTTGTGGGGTTAGTTTCTTGATTTCTTCTACCTTCATCCAAGTGTAAATTCTACTGAGTACATATTGATGCAGGAGCATAGGAGTGGATCAAGATAGATATTagcatttaattagttatttcatgatatattattattttcttatttaggtagttttagaatatcttttattatttatgtgtgattttataattaattagtttacttttggaccaAGTAGCCTTGATGCCCAAGTCttgtaaagcctataaataaggctaatgtaatagttgtaggagagatatgttgatgattaataaaatagtttatttgtggcatggatttgctacgatatatgtgagtttgcaCTAGCCCTAGATTTCGGTGCTCGTGTATGTGGTTGGGGAA
This window encodes:
- the LOC18788369 gene encoding glutathione transferase GST 23 — translated: MCFGDSKKLNLSLFSDMADEVKLHGVWNSPFSCRVIWVLKLKGIPYDYIEEDLQNKSPELLKYNPVHKKIPVLVHGVRPICESMIIVEYIEETWPQKYPLLPTDPYERAMARFWVKYFEEKTIAIWMVFRTTGEEQEKFKKETLEMLRTIEEHTSTLGKKKFFGGDKIGIVDIAFGWISQWFEVVEDVVGVKLFEAHAFPCLHAWTQNFKQVPLIKENLPDRDKMLVLFKRARENLFAS